Proteins encoded in a region of the Esox lucius isolate fEsoLuc1 chromosome 9, fEsoLuc1.pri, whole genome shotgun sequence genome:
- the LOC114839789 gene encoding Golgi apparatus membrane protein TVP23 homolog A has translation MKQVGLVDDTEDVELDFGNEEEARALRRAWIPHPLASFLHLFFRVAAIVTYLVCDWFSKSFTSCFVMIITLLSCDFWSVKNVTGRVLVGLRWWNQINEDGRSLWLFEARKMSTQGRGTEVEAQIFWFGLIICPIIWTGFFFTTLFSLKIHWLVLVLAGISLQLANLYGYLRCKAGGQEVPPTSASSFLQGQNILQRPDIIYGVL, from the exons ATGAAACAG GTTGGTCTGGTGGACGACACGGAGGATGTTGAGTTGGATTTTGGGAATGAGGAGGAGGCCCGAGCGCTCAGGAGGGCGTGGATCCC ACACCCCCTTGCCTCCTTCCTCCACCTGTTTTTCCGAGTGGCTGCCATAGTAACCTACCTGGTCTGTGATTGGTTCAGCAAGAGCTTCACTTCATGTTTTGTCATGATCATCACCCTGCTGTCCTGTGACTTCTGGTCTGTTAAg aatGTGACAGGAAGGGTGTTGGTGGGTTTACGATGGTGGAACCAGATCAATGAAGATGGGAGGAGCCTCTGGCTGTTTGAGGCCAGGAAG atgtccACCCAAGGCAGAGGAACAGAGGTTGAGGCTCAGATCTTTTGGTTTGGTCTGATTATTTGTCCCATCATCTGGACAGGCTTCTTCTTCACCACTCTGTTCTCTCTGAAGATACACTGGCTG GTGTTGGTATTAGCAGGTATCTCTCTCCAGTTGGCTAATCTCTATGGTTACCTGCGCTGTAAGGCTGGCGGACAGGAAGTCCCGCCCACGTCTGCTTCCTCCTTCCTGCAGGGACAGAACATCCTGCAGCGG CCTGACATCATCTATGGGGTGCTGTGA
- the LOC105009400 gene encoding suppressor of cytokine signaling 1 produces the protein MVRDTLTGTTVERSQNHPAPTWNQDRTQQFPGQHREDQNQLLELEDHVVEHEILDLEKHKRDSKQQNPELDKQLQSGPENQTGPPEPTNLESRLQPWGSQRARPGVSLPSPPRLLSCPSLPLPCPDLWTPTPLTHFRPFSSLQECVLVRRTHSQLVHSGFYWGPMDMEQAHQTLQHTPLGTFLIRDSGQPDVFFTLSYHGDQGPTSIRVLLDGLKFHLHGSRKTFASLFSMLHFYMDTSLRRLRWAWRKERPMTLQQLCRRRVVEVFGADSIDSLPGLNRVATQYLHNYPYSM, from the exons ATGGTCAGAGACACTCTGACTGGAACCACAGTGGAACGATCGCAGAACCACCCAGCGCCCACATGGAACCAGGACAGAACCCAGCAGTTTCCGGGGCAACACAGAGAAGACCAGAACCAACTCTTAGAACTTGAGGACCATGTCGTAGAACACGAGATACTAGACTTGGAAAAACATAAGAGAgactcaaaacaacaaaacccaGAGCTTGACAAACAGCTCCAGTCCGGTCCAGAAAACCAGACCGGACCTCCAGAACCAACCAATTTAGAGTCCCGTCTCCAGCCTTGGGGGTCCCAGCGGGCCCGGCCTGGTGTCTCCCTGCCAAGCCCCCCTCGGCTCCTGTCTTGCCCCAGCTTACCTCTTCCCTGTCCAGACCTTTGGACCCCAACCCCTCTCACGCATTTTCGACCCTTCTCCAGCCTGCAGGAGTGTGTTCTGGTGAGACGGACTCACAGTCAGCTGGTTCACAGTGGCTTTTACTGGGGCCCCATGGACATGGAGCAGGCCCACCAGACCCTACAACACACCCCGCTTGGGACCTTCCTCATCAG GGACAGTGGCCAGCCGGACGTCTTCTTTACCCTCAGTTACCATGGCGACCAGGGCCCCACCAGCATCCGTGTCCTCCTGGACGGTCTGAAGTTCCACCTCCATGGGAGCAGGAAGACCTTCGCCTCGCTCTTCTCCATGTTGCACTTCTACATGGACACCTCCCTGAGGAGGCTGCGTTGGGCGTGGCGTAAGGAGCGGCCAATGACATTGCAGCAGCTGTGTCGGAGGCGGGTCGTCGAGGTTTTTGGAGCGGACAGCATTGATTCACTACCTGGGCTGAACAGGGTGGCCACACAATATCTGCACAACTATCCATACAGCATGTAA